From a region of the Sulfuriferula plumbiphila genome:
- a CDS encoding cytochrome b/b6 domain-containing protein, translated as MSKNIPSPSLKIKVWDFPVRFFHWSLAICFAASWTSAELFDNAMQYHIYAGYATLVLILFRILWGFVGSTTARFASFIRSFLTTLKYAGTLREPQPGKQIGHNPLGGWMVIAMLGFLLVQAGTGLFASDDVVTQGPLAFWVGETLSDTLSGLHQQLFNFLLALVGLHIAAVLFYRFFKHDNLIVPMITGYKDLPNGIPAPHLHFVSNGRAFLLFGLVMIGVLVPISIV; from the coding sequence ATGTCAAAAAACATACCCTCCCCCAGTCTGAAAATAAAGGTATGGGATTTTCCTGTACGCTTCTTTCACTGGAGCCTGGCAATTTGTTTTGCCGCCTCCTGGACCAGTGCCGAACTTTTTGACAACGCCATGCAGTACCATATTTATGCAGGCTACGCTACATTGGTTTTAATCCTCTTCAGAATACTGTGGGGGTTTGTTGGCAGCACTACAGCACGTTTTGCAAGCTTCATTCGAAGCTTTCTCACCACATTGAAATATGCCGGCACCTTACGCGAACCGCAGCCAGGCAAACAGATCGGACACAACCCCCTCGGCGGCTGGATGGTGATAGCGATGCTGGGTTTTTTATTGGTCCAGGCGGGGACAGGCCTGTTTGCCAGTGATGACGTCGTCACCCAAGGGCCGCTGGCGTTTTGGGTTGGCGAAACCCTCAGCGACACCCTCAGCGGCCTTCATCAGCAACTGTTTAATTTCCTGCTCGCGCTGGTCGGACTGCATATTGCCGCGGTGCTGTTTTACCGGTTCTTCAAGCACGACAATTTGATTGTGCCCATGATCACGGGATACAAGGACCTGCCTAATGGCATTCCAGCACCGCATCTGCATTTTGTGAGCAACGGGCGCGCATTTCTGTTATTTGGATTGGTGATGATCGGCGTCCTGGTACCCATTTCTATCGTTTGA
- a CDS encoding efflux transporter outer membrane subunit, with amino-acid sequence MKARNALNAALLLTGLSGCAAGPDFMQAKAPDVPRYTRAAQPTQTGSAAGVAQSFSAGAKISADWWRLFQSPALDSLVKEALASNLTLEAARARLTQAQEVLEADYGALYPQLTGSLGAQRQRTPAVRFGTMASSTIFNLYTGSVGVSYALDFFGYSRRTLEREQANLENQRMQLRAAQLTLTANVINAAFLRASLAAQIAATQGIIRTQQSQQSLVGRQYQAGLVPYSDVLSLQSQLAASEATLPSLQQRLSQASHLLATYLGRPPAMADLPEIRLADFRLPAALPLSLPSELVRQRPDILAAEAQLKAANAQVGVATAALYPRFTLNASYGQNSLKLASLFDSANSLWTLAANLSQPLFDGGTLRAQKRQAEAAYREALANYKQTLITSFAQVADVLRALENDADSLRIQQQSAQYASQASNLVNLRYKAGKASYLDLLSAQRQEQQTRIALVQAQAQRYQDSAALFTALGGGWWQNPEAADKAAIKTGS; translated from the coding sequence ATGAAAGCACGCAACGCACTTAACGCTGCACTGCTGCTGACCGGCCTGTCCGGCTGCGCGGCCGGCCCCGACTTCATGCAAGCCAAGGCACCCGATGTGCCGCGCTACACCCGCGCCGCCCAGCCAACGCAAACCGGGTCTGCCGCTGGCGTGGCGCAAAGCTTCAGCGCCGGTGCGAAAATCAGCGCCGACTGGTGGCGGCTGTTCCAGTCGCCGGCGCTGGACAGTCTGGTAAAAGAAGCCCTTGCCAGCAACCTCACGCTGGAGGCCGCGCGCGCCCGTCTGACCCAGGCGCAGGAAGTGCTGGAAGCGGATTACGGCGCGCTCTATCCGCAACTCACCGGCAGCCTGGGCGCGCAGCGGCAGCGAACTCCCGCGGTGCGCTTCGGCACCATGGCCAGCAGCACGATATTCAACCTCTACACGGGTTCCGTCGGGGTGAGCTATGCGCTGGATTTCTTCGGTTACTCGCGCCGCACGCTGGAACGCGAACAGGCCAACCTCGAGAACCAGCGCATGCAGTTGCGCGCGGCGCAGCTCACGCTGACCGCCAACGTCATCAACGCCGCGTTCCTGCGCGCCTCGCTGGCTGCCCAGATCGCAGCCACCCAGGGCATCATCCGCACTCAGCAGTCTCAGCAAAGCCTGGTCGGGCGCCAATACCAAGCCGGCCTGGTGCCCTATTCCGACGTGCTCAGCCTGCAGTCGCAACTGGCCGCCAGCGAGGCCACGTTGCCGTCGCTGCAACAGCGTCTGAGCCAGGCCAGCCACCTGCTCGCCACCTACCTGGGCAGGCCGCCGGCAATGGCAGACTTGCCGGAAATTCGCCTGGCGGATTTCCGCCTGCCCGCCGCACTGCCGTTGAGCCTGCCCTCCGAACTGGTGCGCCAGCGCCCCGACATCCTCGCCGCCGAGGCGCAATTGAAAGCCGCCAACGCCCAGGTCGGCGTCGCCACCGCCGCGCTGTATCCGCGTTTCACGCTCAACGCCAGCTACGGTCAGAACAGCCTCAAGCTGGCCAGCCTGTTCGACTCCGCCAACAGCCTGTGGACACTCGCCGCCAACCTGTCGCAACCGCTGTTCGACGGCGGCACGCTCAGAGCGCAAAAACGTCAGGCCGAAGCCGCCTACCGGGAGGCGCTGGCCAACTACAAGCAAACCCTGATCACCTCGTTTGCCCAGGTAGCCGATGTGTTGCGCGCGTTGGAGAATGATGCCGACAGCCTGCGCATTCAGCAGCAGTCGGCCCAATACGCGAGCCAGGCCAGCAATCTGGTCAACCTGCGCTACAAGGCCGGCAAAGCCAGCTATCTCGACCTGCTCAGCGCCCAGCGCCAGGAGCAACAGACGCGCATCGCTCTGGTGCAGGCCCAGGCGCAGCGCTACCAGGACAGCGCCGCGCTGTTCACCGCGCTGGGCGGCGGCTGGTGGCAAAACCCCGAGGCTGCGGATAAAGCCGCGATCAAGACCGGTTCCTGA
- a CDS encoding c-type cytochrome, with the protein MPSFKIWLKRISNKVISDKFSIFSLRLPLMFFTCVALASCGHAEKDTHAGQPLTKRKLVFKQMLRNFEPMGLVVRGRKPYEKDRFLQYAVALQTLSTQPWKYFTADSNYSPTRAKPVVWQKPAEFKQAQQTFIAASAQLVEGAKTGNMDVIRADYGKVTDSCLACHREFRGGPR; encoded by the coding sequence ATGCCCAGCTTTAAGATTTGGTTAAAACGGATAAGCAATAAAGTAATCAGCGATAAATTCAGCATTTTCTCATTGCGCTTGCCGCTCATGTTTTTCACTTGTGTTGCACTGGCATCCTGTGGACATGCCGAGAAAGATACGCATGCCGGGCAGCCGCTTACCAAACGCAAACTCGTATTTAAACAAATGCTGCGCAATTTTGAACCCATGGGGCTGGTGGTGCGTGGGCGCAAGCCTTATGAGAAGGACCGGTTCCTGCAGTATGCAGTGGCACTGCAAACCTTGAGTACCCAACCCTGGAAATACTTCACGGCAGACAGCAATTACTCGCCGACCAGAGCGAAGCCCGTGGTTTGGCAAAAGCCGGCGGAATTCAAACAAGCGCAGCAGACTTTCATAGCGGCCTCAGCGCAGCTGGTCGAGGGTGCAAAAACAGGGAATATGGATGTGATTCGCGCGGATTACGGGAAGGTGACAGATAGCTGCCTGGCTTGCCATCGTGAATTCCGGGGCGGCCCGCGCTAG
- a CDS encoding efflux RND transporter periplasmic adaptor subunit, translated as MSLNPPSPFPARRWAGLLLIPVALLAGCKGEQKAAFNPMLAPVAVEVAEVRVAPLQQTLAAVGSLTSPQSTPIAPQIGGKLVELNIQQGALVKKGMVLARLDDAVLRAQLMAAQSALTNARQIYARDQQIADSGALSAQQVESDAAAVRTAEANLAQVRANLDYATLRAPFAGTLGIRLVSLGSYVAPGTTLVTLQSLDPLYLDFSLPQSELAHVRNGQTVHFSVDGVKGDFSGKVVALNPALNTGSRSIAVRANVANPGQKLKPGMFANVRLHTGTIAQALFVPQQAVVAEGVARKIWVVDAGGNATLRDISLGQYQTNSVQVTAGLQPGERVIATGLQKMHPKARLVIKPYQPIHNPRLDLSDPAEMGGGA; from the coding sequence ATGTCGCTTAACCCCCCTTCACCCTTCCCCGCACGCCGCTGGGCTGGCCTGTTGCTGATTCCTGTTGCGCTGCTGGCGGGCTGCAAGGGTGAGCAAAAGGCGGCATTCAACCCGATGCTGGCACCGGTCGCAGTCGAAGTGGCCGAGGTAAGGGTTGCCCCGTTGCAGCAGACCCTGGCCGCGGTGGGCAGCTTGACCAGCCCGCAATCCACACCCATCGCGCCGCAGATCGGCGGCAAGCTGGTGGAACTGAATATCCAGCAGGGTGCATTGGTGAAAAAAGGCATGGTGCTGGCGCGGCTGGATGACGCGGTGCTGCGCGCGCAGCTCATGGCCGCGCAATCGGCACTCACCAACGCTCGGCAAATCTACGCGCGCGACCAGCAAATCGCCGACAGCGGGGCGCTGTCGGCACAGCAGGTGGAAAGCGATGCGGCCGCGGTGCGCACGGCCGAGGCCAATCTGGCGCAGGTGCGCGCCAATCTCGACTACGCCACGCTGCGCGCGCCGTTCGCCGGCACACTGGGCATCCGCCTGGTCAGCCTGGGCAGTTACGTGGCCCCCGGCACCACGCTGGTGACGCTGCAAAGCCTCGACCCGCTGTATCTCGATTTCAGCCTGCCGCAAAGCGAGCTGGCACATGTGCGCAATGGCCAGACCGTACATTTCAGCGTGGACGGGGTGAAGGGCGATTTCAGCGGCAAGGTGGTGGCGCTGAACCCGGCGCTCAACACCGGTTCGCGCTCGATAGCAGTCCGCGCCAACGTAGCCAACCCCGGCCAGAAGCTTAAACCCGGCATGTTTGCCAATGTGCGCCTGCACACCGGCACCATAGCGCAGGCGCTGTTTGTGCCGCAACAGGCGGTGGTGGCGGAAGGCGTAGCGCGCAAGATATGGGTGGTGGACGCCGGCGGCAATGCGACTTTGCGCGACATCAGCCTCGGCCAGTATCAGACCAACTCGGTGCAGGTGACCGCCGGTCTCCAGCCCGGTGAGCGCGTGATCGCGACCGGGCTGCAAAAAATGCATCCCAAGGCCAGGCTCGTCATCAAGCCTTATCAGCCGATTCATAACCCGCGCCTTGACCTGAGCGATCCGGCAGAGATGGGCGGCGGTGCATGA
- a CDS encoding MarR family transcriptional regulator → MVTQCLKEFESRLDEVSSRVPGQPRQEVVLSRLYYMVFKRLQETINHNLQPYGINDSMWTALIMMYSSPEHFIYPSDLSHVTVSSRTHITRLADEMVSKGWVSRQGCQSDRRKIILTLTKSGTRLVETILPRQWALYEKLWQSFDAAEKDQMEAMQRKLLAALSN, encoded by the coding sequence GTGGTCACACAATGCCTGAAAGAATTCGAGTCGCGCCTCGATGAAGTTTCCAGCCGGGTGCCAGGACAGCCGCGCCAGGAAGTGGTGCTGTCGCGGCTGTACTACATGGTATTCAAGCGCCTGCAGGAAACCATCAACCACAACCTGCAACCCTACGGCATCAATGATTCGATGTGGACGGCGCTGATCATGATGTATTCCAGCCCGGAGCATTTCATTTACCCGAGCGATCTGAGCCACGTGACCGTGTCGTCGCGCACCCATATCACCCGGCTGGCGGACGAGATGGTCAGCAAGGGCTGGGTGAGCCGCCAGGGCTGCCAGAGCGACCGGCGCAAGATCATTCTCACCTTGACTAAGTCCGGCACCAGGCTGGTCGAAACGATATTGCCCCGGCAATGGGCGCTGTATGAAAAACTCTGGCAAAGCTTTGATGCTGCGGAAAAAGACCAGATGGAAGCCATGCAGCGCAAGCTGCTGGCAGCCTTGTCCAACTAA
- a CDS encoding metallophosphoesterase family protein — translation MRTLVHLSDLHFGRVDDALIGPLIKLVAQIKPDVVVVSGDLTQRARSAQFKQARHFLDSLPSPQIVVPGNHDVPLHNIFDRFTRPLDKYRRYITHDLEPFYVDDEIAVLGINSARSLTFKNGRVNERQIARVQARLSTLGAHITKIIVTHHPFDLPADYADTEVVGRAPMAMKMFASHGADMLLAGHLHVSHAGNTAARYAISGYAALVVQAGTATSTRSRGESNSFNVIQVNSPHISIKRFAWAPELGAFSVFTTESFQRSARGWSRDSATKD, via the coding sequence ATGCGCACGCTCGTTCACCTCTCTGATCTCCATTTTGGTCGTGTCGATGATGCGCTTATCGGGCCTTTAATCAAGCTGGTTGCGCAGATCAAGCCCGATGTCGTGGTGGTTTCCGGCGATCTGACGCAACGCGCGCGCAGCGCGCAGTTCAAGCAAGCACGCCATTTTCTGGATTCCCTGCCGTCGCCACAGATCGTCGTACCCGGCAATCATGATGTGCCGCTGCATAATATTTTTGACCGTTTTACTCGACCGCTCGACAAATATCGGCGCTATATCACGCACGATCTCGAACCGTTTTATGTCGATGATGAAATTGCCGTCCTGGGTATCAACTCCGCACGCTCACTGACCTTTAAAAACGGACGCGTCAATGAACGCCAGATCGCGCGCGTACAGGCGCGGCTCTCCACATTGGGCGCCCACATCACCAAAATCATTGTGACGCACCATCCGTTTGATTTGCCCGCCGATTACGCTGATACAGAGGTTGTTGGACGTGCACCGATGGCAATGAAGATGTTCGCCAGTCATGGCGCAGACATGCTGCTTGCCGGTCACCTGCATGTCAGTCACGCGGGAAACACCGCTGCCCGTTATGCAATCAGCGGCTACGCCGCCCTCGTCGTGCAGGCAGGTACCGCGACATCGACCCGGAGCAGGGGGGAATCCAATTCCTTTAATGTCATCCAGGTAAATTCTCCGCACATCAGCATCAAGCGTTTTGCCTGGGCGCCGGAACTGGGCGCTTTTAGCGTTTTTACCACCGAATCGTTTCAACGCAGCGCCAGAGGATGGTCGCGAGATTCTGCAACAAAGGACTGA
- a CDS encoding CsbD family protein produces MNKDQIKGTIKDGVGKTQQETGKLIGSKEQQAKGLKKQVSGKMQKSVGDAREAIKDGTKKASHKR; encoded by the coding sequence ATGAACAAAGATCAAATCAAGGGTACGATCAAGGACGGCGTCGGCAAAACTCAGCAAGAGACAGGCAAACTGATTGGAAGCAAGGAGCAGCAAGCCAAAGGACTTAAAAAACAAGTGTCTGGCAAGATGCAAAAAAGTGTAGGCGACGCCAGGGAAGCCATCAAGGATGGAACAAAAAAAGCCTCACACAAGCGCTGA
- a CDS encoding H-NS histone family protein, producing the protein MTTYKEMKIRIAKLEQEAEALRKAELVTVIADIKARMAEYGITSKDLGVIKNKTKKQPGHASGTAGPVARYRNDEGKTWSGRGRKPKWVIEALAAGKTLEDLGYFIG; encoded by the coding sequence ATGACGACTTACAAAGAAATGAAAATCAGAATTGCCAAGCTTGAACAAGAGGCAGAAGCATTGCGTAAAGCAGAGCTGGTTACCGTCATTGCCGACATTAAAGCCAGGATGGCCGAGTATGGCATTACCAGCAAGGATCTGGGGGTCATTAAAAACAAAACGAAAAAACAGCCCGGTCATGCTTCCGGTACTGCAGGCCCTGTTGCCCGCTACAGAAACGATGAAGGTAAAACCTGGAGCGGAAGAGGCCGTAAACCGAAGTGGGTAATTGAGGCATTGGCAGCCGGGAAAACGCTGGAAGACCTGGGGTATTTTATTGGTTGA
- a CDS encoding efflux RND transporter permease subunit: protein MKLSDTSISRPVFASVISLIILLTGLAAYFGLPVRQYPDVSNPVVSVTTTYIGASPQTVESTITNPLEEGLNGIDGIRAITSQSSFGTSAITVEFESSRNVDAATQDVTNAVNKVINQLPNNANVNRPVITKVSADSQPIIWLVLQGKNYSPEQLSQLADRVVKQRTEILSGVGNVIIGGYQEWAMRAWLNPKKLAAYGLTVNDVVTALQQNNVQLPAGQIKSDALFFNVIANGQMADPRQYADLVVREVNGVPVRIRDVGWVQLGASSYSSFARFNGERVVGVGIVPQSKANTLDVSTLVYQALPGIRAALPHGVTLNVAVDKTQYIRDSIHEVSITLFIAFGLVVLVVLLFLRTFRATIIPVVAIPVSIVGAFAGMWALGFSINVLTLFSLVLAIGLVVDDAIIVLENIYRRQELGESRRVAAINGAREIGFPVLATTATLIAIFIPLSLMQGNIGKLFHEFAITVAIAVGLSGLIALTLTPMLCSRFLRVSHASWGLFVYTERLIEGARARYAKTANWATHHRKSVGIFMLVNLALLGTLYFFSPRTFVPVEDQGLILAVVKAPEGSNLFYTSHYLRQVEAAFKAQPAVKQYFAAAGLPVGGPASPRNAIVFARLQDFDKRSQSQMDVVKHLFPPLMKISGALAFPINPPSLNGAATAQDVQFVVQGADFNTLAKLNQQLLDKARATPGMVNVQSDLTDHTPQLEVDFHRRQAADRGISVGALAQTLQTAIGGTHASDFIMNNKNYQVIAQLEPKYRATPDAINGLYVRAANNEQVPISDLVKVSHSYGPDTLYHYNLQRSFTLSASLLPFLPLSTALDGLQQEANKILPDGYQTALTGQSRDYVETSGSLYVTFAVALIFIYLVLAAQFESWVHPLTILLSVPLALTGALLTLMLAQQSLNLFSEIGIILLIGLVTKNGILMVEYANQLRAAGKDLIFAAVEAGRIRFRPIIMTSLAMMAGSLPLALATGAGAQTRQPLGWAVVGGLLFSTVFSLLVTPVFYMLITGLADKLGFRTIPPKIHFEEEKDLEPAA, encoded by the coding sequence ATGAAGCTCTCCGATACCTCGATCAGCCGGCCGGTCTTTGCATCGGTCATCAGCCTCATCATCCTGCTCACCGGGCTGGCCGCCTATTTCGGCCTGCCGGTGCGCCAATACCCGGACGTCAGCAACCCGGTGGTGTCGGTCACCACCACTTACATCGGCGCCAGCCCGCAGACGGTGGAGAGCACCATCACCAACCCGCTGGAAGAAGGACTCAACGGCATCGACGGCATCCGCGCCATCACCTCGCAAAGCTCGTTCGGCACCAGCGCGATTACCGTGGAATTCGAAAGCAGCCGCAATGTCGACGCCGCTACCCAGGACGTGACCAACGCGGTGAACAAGGTCATCAACCAGCTGCCCAACAACGCCAACGTCAACCGCCCGGTGATTACCAAGGTCAGCGCCGATTCCCAGCCCATCATCTGGCTGGTGTTGCAGGGCAAGAATTATTCGCCGGAACAACTCAGCCAGCTGGCCGACCGGGTAGTCAAGCAGCGTACCGAGATTTTGTCCGGGGTAGGCAACGTGATTATCGGCGGCTACCAGGAGTGGGCGATGCGCGCCTGGCTCAACCCGAAAAAGCTCGCCGCGTACGGGCTGACCGTGAACGACGTGGTGACCGCGCTGCAACAGAATAACGTGCAGTTGCCCGCGGGACAGATCAAATCCGACGCGCTGTTCTTCAACGTCATCGCCAACGGCCAGATGGCCGACCCCAGGCAATATGCCGACCTGGTGGTGCGCGAGGTGAACGGTGTGCCGGTGCGCATCCGCGATGTGGGCTGGGTGCAACTGGGCGCCAGCAGCTACAGCTCGTTCGCCCGCTTTAACGGCGAGCGCGTGGTGGGGGTGGGCATCGTGCCGCAAAGCAAGGCCAATACCCTGGATGTATCGACGCTGGTATACCAGGCGCTGCCCGGCATTCGCGCCGCGCTCCCCCACGGCGTGACCCTGAACGTGGCCGTGGACAAAACGCAATACATCCGCGATTCCATCCACGAAGTCAGCATTACGCTGTTCATTGCCTTTGGCCTGGTGGTGCTGGTGGTGCTGCTGTTCCTGCGCACTTTCCGCGCCACCATCATTCCGGTGGTGGCGATTCCGGTGTCCATCGTCGGCGCCTTTGCCGGCATGTGGGCGCTGGGCTTTTCCATCAACGTGCTGACCTTGTTTTCGCTGGTGCTGGCGATCGGCCTGGTGGTGGACGATGCCATCATTGTGCTGGAAAACATCTATCGGCGCCAGGAGCTGGGCGAATCGCGCCGCGTCGCCGCCATCAACGGCGCGCGCGAAATCGGCTTTCCGGTGCTGGCCACCACCGCCACGCTGATCGCGATTTTCATCCCGCTGTCGCTGATGCAGGGCAATATCGGCAAGCTGTTCCACGAATTCGCCATTACCGTGGCGATTGCCGTGGGCCTGTCCGGGCTCATCGCCCTGACCCTGACGCCGATGCTGTGCTCGCGTTTCCTGCGGGTATCCCACGCCAGCTGGGGCCTGTTTGTCTATACCGAGCGCCTGATCGAAGGCGCCCGCGCGCGTTATGCAAAAACCGCCAACTGGGCCACCCATCACCGCAAGTCGGTGGGCATTTTCATGCTGGTCAATCTGGCACTCCTGGGCACGCTGTATTTCTTTTCGCCCAGGACCTTCGTGCCGGTTGAAGACCAGGGTCTGATCCTGGCGGTGGTCAAGGCACCTGAAGGCTCCAATCTGTTCTACACCTCGCACTACCTGCGTCAGGTCGAGGCGGCGTTCAAGGCGCAACCCGCGGTCAAGCAATACTTCGCCGCCGCCGGCCTGCCGGTGGGCGGGCCGGCTTCGCCGCGCAATGCGATTGTGTTCGCGCGCCTGCAGGATTTCGACAAGCGCAGCCAGAGCCAGATGGATGTAGTGAAACATCTGTTTCCGCCATTGATGAAAATCTCCGGCGCGCTGGCTTTTCCGATCAACCCCCCGTCGCTGAACGGTGCGGCCACCGCACAGGACGTGCAGTTCGTGGTGCAGGGGGCGGACTTCAACACGCTGGCTAAGTTAAATCAGCAGTTGCTGGACAAGGCCAGGGCCACGCCGGGCATGGTCAACGTGCAAAGCGATCTGACCGACCACACGCCGCAGCTCGAGGTGGACTTCCATCGCCGCCAGGCGGCGGATCGCGGCATCAGCGTGGGTGCGCTGGCGCAAACCCTGCAAACCGCGATTGGCGGCACGCACGCCAGCGATTTCATCATGAACAACAAAAACTACCAGGTGATCGCGCAGCTGGAACCGAAATACCGGGCCACGCCGGACGCCATCAACGGCCTCTACGTGCGCGCTGCCAACAACGAGCAGGTGCCCATATCCGACCTGGTCAAGGTGAGCCACAGTTACGGCCCGGACACCCTCTACCACTACAATCTGCAGCGCTCGTTTACCCTGAGCGCCAGCCTGTTGCCGTTCCTGCCGCTGTCGACCGCGCTGGATGGCTTGCAACAGGAGGCCAACAAAATCCTACCGGACGGTTATCAGACTGCGCTCACCGGACAAAGCCGCGATTATGTGGAAACCTCCGGCTCGCTGTATGTCACCTTTGCGGTCGCGCTGATCTTTATCTACCTGGTGCTGGCGGCGCAGTTTGAAAGCTGGGTGCATCCGCTCACCATCCTGCTGTCGGTGCCGCTGGCGTTGACCGGCGCCCTGCTGACCCTGATGCTGGCGCAGCAGAGCCTCAACCTGTTCAGCGAAATCGGCATTATTCTGCTGATCGGCCTGGTCACCAAAAACGGCATCCTGATGGTGGAATACGCCAACCAGCTGCGTGCCGCCGGCAAGGATCTGATCTTTGCCGCAGTCGAGGCCGGGCGCATCCGCTTCCGCCCCATCATCATGACCTCTCTGGCGATGATGGCCGGCAGCCTGCCGCTGGCGCTGGCGACCGGCGCCGGCGCACAAACCCGTCAGCCGCTGGGCTGGGCGGTGGTGGGCGGGCTGCTGTTCAGCACCGTCTTCAGCCTGCTGGTGACGCCAGTGTTTTACATGCTGATTACCGGACTGGCGGACAAGCTGGGCTTCCGTACCATCCCGCCCAAAATACATTTCGAGGAAGAAAAAGACCTGGAGCCGGCAGCATGA
- a CDS encoding diacylglycerol/lipid kinase family protein — MPAPIAVIINACAGAGYTTDWVDNLTEIFRAGGLDVQVTLARDGAAIIDTANRAIAEKPSTIVAGGGDGTINAVASALIGTDTALGVLPLGTLNHFAKDLHIPLDLDGAIRNIIAGHTIKVDVGEVNERFFLNNSSLGIYPSIVRDRENQQKRLGRGKWTAFVWATVTILRRYPFLNVRVTANGKEHARLTPFVFIGNNEYLMEGFNIGERRCLDAGQLCLYVTQRSGRFGLLRLALRALFGRLRQAKDFDALSAQEILIEVRHPHMRIATDGEVTVMETPLRYRVRSGALRVIVPPIHEPDGG; from the coding sequence ATGCCTGCCCCCATTGCCGTCATCATCAACGCCTGCGCCGGTGCAGGCTATACAACAGACTGGGTAGACAATCTGACCGAAATATTTCGTGCGGGCGGACTTGATGTGCAGGTCACGCTTGCGCGCGACGGCGCCGCGATCATCGACACAGCAAACCGCGCCATTGCCGAAAAACCTTCGACTATCGTTGCCGGAGGCGGGGACGGCACGATCAATGCAGTTGCGTCGGCATTGATTGGAACGGACACTGCCCTGGGCGTCCTTCCGCTAGGAACGCTCAACCACTTTGCCAAGGACCTGCATATTCCGCTCGACCTTGATGGGGCTATACGCAATATCATCGCCGGACATACCATCAAGGTTGACGTGGGCGAAGTCAACGAGCGTTTCTTTCTGAATAATTCCAGCCTGGGAATTTACCCCAGCATTGTGCGAGATCGGGAAAATCAGCAGAAGCGGTTGGGACGCGGCAAGTGGACTGCTTTTGTGTGGGCAACCGTGACGATATTACGCCGTTATCCGTTTCTGAACGTGCGCGTCACTGCCAATGGAAAAGAACACGCGCGCCTCACCCCCTTTGTCTTCATCGGCAACAATGAATACCTGATGGAAGGCTTCAATATCGGTGAACGCAGATGTCTTGATGCCGGGCAGTTATGTTTGTATGTGACGCAACGTAGCGGACGGTTCGGGTTGCTGCGGCTCGCCCTGCGCGCCCTATTCGGACGATTGCGCCAGGCAAAAGACTTCGATGCTCTCAGCGCTCAAGAAATCCTGATCGAGGTACGGCACCCGCATATGCGCATTGCCACTGACGGCGAAGTCACCGTGATGGAAACTCCGCTACGCTATCGCGTGCGTTCCGGAGCATTGCGCGTCATCGTGCCACCAATCCATGAACCGGATGGTGGATAA
- a CDS encoding phosphatase PAP2 family protein: MKNPTPFNAFVKARLFPNRSFGLHLTLGVLVLAGASWLFGDIAEAVVSGGQLTSVDAQLAAWFHTHSTPLLTRFMLIASNLQGMLATSIYALLFGLFLLRRQQRYWLLALILTVPGGMLLNVLMKFAFQRARPGFTDPIITLTTYSFPSGHVAGATLFYGVLAAFLVARTSMWRWRAVVVLVAILLVALVGLSRIYLGVHYLSDVLAAGAEGVAWLALCLTAMHTLRQRRTP, encoded by the coding sequence ATGAAAAATCCGACGCCGTTCAATGCCTTTGTCAAAGCACGCCTGTTCCCGAATCGCTCTTTTGGGTTGCACCTCACCCTGGGCGTGCTGGTGCTGGCGGGCGCAAGTTGGCTGTTCGGGGATATTGCCGAAGCCGTCGTGTCCGGTGGCCAGCTCACCAGCGTTGATGCCCAACTGGCCGCGTGGTTTCACACGCATTCGACGCCGCTGCTTACCCGCTTCATGCTAATCGCCAGCAACCTTCAAGGCATGCTGGCGACAAGTATTTATGCGCTCCTGTTCGGCCTTTTTCTGCTACGGAGACAACAACGCTATTGGCTGCTTGCCTTGATCCTGACTGTGCCCGGCGGCATGCTCCTGAATGTCCTCATGAAGTTCGCATTCCAGCGCGCGCGCCCCGGCTTCACCGATCCTATCATCACCCTGACCACTTACAGTTTTCCCAGCGGACACGTTGCCGGCGCGACCCTGTTCTATGGCGTATTGGCCGCATTCCTGGTCGCGCGTACAAGCATGTGGCGCTGGCGCGCTGTTGTCGTCCTGGTGGCCATCCTGCTGGTGGCCTTGGTGGGGTTGAGCCGTATCTATTTAGGCGTTCACTACCTGAGCGATGTGCTGGCGGCTGGCGCCGAAGGCGTTGCCTGGCTCGCGCTGTGCCTTACCGCCATGCATACGTTGCGGCAGCGCCGCACGCCCTGA